A part of Capsicum annuum cultivar UCD-10X-F1 chromosome 6, UCD10Xv1.1, whole genome shotgun sequence genomic DNA contains:
- the LOC107851186 gene encoding histone deacetylase 6 → MDSSTVDGGASLPSTGTDGKKRRVSYFYEPTIGDYYYGQGHPMKPHRIRMAHNLIVHYYLHRRMEISRPFPAGDDDIRRFHSSDYVDFLSSVSPETLHDHTHARHLKRFNVGEDCPVFDGLFGFCQASAGGSIGAAVKLNRQDADIAINWAGGLHHAKKSEASGFCYVNDIVLGILELLKVHKRVLYIDIDIHHGDGVEEAFFTTDRVMTVSFHKFGDFFPGTGHIKDIGANQGKYYALNVPLNDGMDDESFGRLFRPTIQKVMEVYQPDAVVLQCGADSLAGDRLGCFNLSVKGHADCLRYLRSFNVPLMVLGGGGYTIRNVARCWCYETAVAVGVEPENKLPYNEYYEYFGPDYTLHVEPNPMENQNSPRDLEKIRNILLEQLSQLPHAPSVPFQTTPSTTEVPEEKEENMDRRPKPRIWNGEGYESDADEDEKPRQRSSDSNLTPVESSDMRDVDNQANGDDMVDDHS, encoded by the exons ATGGACTCCTCCACCGTAGACGGCGGTGCATCGCTTCCCTCTACCGGCACCGACGGTAAGAAACGCCGTGTCTCTTATTTCTACGAGCCAACAATCGGCGACTATTACTACGGTCAAGGTCATCCGATGAAGCCTCACCGTATTCGTATGGCCCATAATCTCATCGTCCACTATTATCTCCACCGGCGTATGGAAATCAGCCGTCCTTTTCCCGCCGGAGACGATGATATCCGGAGGTTTCACTCGTCGGACTATGTCGATTTTCTCTCTTCCGTTTCGCCTGAGACGTTACATGACCATACACATGCGCGGCATCTGAAGAGGTTTAATGTTGGTGAAGATTGCCCGGTTTTTGATGGACTTTTTGGGTTTTGTCAAGCGTCGGCTGGTGGATCTATTGGTGCGGCGGTTAAGCTGAATAGGCAGGATGCGGATATAGCGATTAATTGGGCTGGTGGATTGCACCATGCAAAGAAAAGTGAAGCTTCTGGATTCTGTTATGTGAATGatattgttttgggtattctcgAGCTGCTTAAAGTCCATAAG CGTGTATTGTATATAGACATTGATATTCACCATGGTGATGGTGTTGAGGAGGCTTTTTTCACCACAGATAGAGTCATGACAGTGTCTTTTCATAAGTTTGGGGACTTCTTTCCTGGTACGGGGCACATCAAAGACATTGGTGCAAATCAAGGGAAGTACTATGCCCTAAATGTCCCATTGAATGATGGAATGGACGACGAAAGTTTCGGTAGACTATTTCGTCCCACAATACAAAAGGTCATGGAGGTCTACCAACCTGATGCTGTTGTTCTTCAATGTGGGGCTGATTCACTGGCTGGAGACAGGCTGGGTTGCTTCAACTTGTCTGTCAAGGGTCATGCAGATTGCCTTAGATACCTCAGATCCTTCAATGTCCCTCTGATGGTATTGGGTGGTGGAGGTTATACTATAAGAAATGTCGCTAGGTGCTGGTGCTATGAG ACAGCAGTTGCAGTTGGAGTAGAGCCTGAAAATAAATTGCCCTACAATGAATATTATGAGTATTTTGGCCCAGATTATACTCTTCATGTTGAACCAAATCCCATGGAGAATCAAAATTCACCTAGGGATCTGGAAAAGATCAG GAACATATTGCTTGAGCAACTTTCACAGTTACCTCATGCTCCTAGTGTGCCATTTCAAACCACTCCTTCTACAACAGAAGTTCCAGAGGAG AAAGAGGAAAATATGGATCGAAGGCCAAAACCACGGATATGGAATGGTGAAGGTTATGAGTCTGATGCTGATGAAGATGAGAAGCCTAGGCAACGAAGTTCAGATAGTAATCTTACTCCAGTAGAATCATCTGACATGAG GGATGTTGACAACCAAGCCAATGGAGATGACATGGTTGATGATCATTCCTAG
- the LOC107851599 gene encoding AP-1 complex subunit mu-2 isoform X3, with protein sequence MAGATSALFLLDMKGRCLISRDYRGDVTAQLVEKFFTKLLEKEEDLESHGPVCHENGVNYMFIQHKNIYLLAASRQNSNAASLLFFLHRVVDVFKHYFEELEEESLRDNFVVVYELLDEMMDFGYPQYTEAKILSEFIKTDAYRLEVNQHPPMAVTNAVSWRSEGVFYKNNEVYLDVVEHVNLLVNSNGQLIRSEVNGALKMRAYLSGMPECKLGLNDRVLLEAQGRPTKGKAIDLDDIKFHQYAFLLNMSVVSLLIKECFLNLLCVRLARFENDRTISFIPPDGPFDLMTYRLTTQVKPLIWVEAQVERHSRSRVEMSVKARSQFKERSTATNVEIEVPVPSDAMSPHIRTSMGYATYAPERDAVVWKIKSFPGLYAEGRV encoded by the exons ATGGCGGGTGCCACCTCCGCGCTGTTTCTTCTTGATATGAAAGGAAGATGCCTTATAAGTCGCGATTATAGAGGCGATGTTACTGCTCAACTAGTCGAGAAATTCTTTACTAAGCTCCTCGAGAAAGAG GAGGACTTAGAATCTCATGGACCAGTATGCCACGAAAATGGCGTGAACTACATGTTTATACAGCACAAGAACATTTACCTATTGGCAGCATCGAGGCAGAATTCTAATGCTGCAAGTCTCCTTTTCTTTCTACATCGTGTAGTTGAT GTTTTTAAGCATTATTTTGAAGAACTGGAAGAGGAGTCTCTACGAGATAACTTTGTTGTTGTG TATGAATTGCTTGATGaaatgatggattttggttaccCTCAATATACGGAAGCTAAGATTCTTAGTGAGTTTATCAAGACGGATGCATACAGATTGGAAGTCAACCAGCACCCTCCAATGGCTGTGACTAATGCAGTTTCCTGGCGTAGTGAGGGTGTATTTTATAAGAACAATGAA GTTTATTTGGATGTGGTTGAACATGTTAATCTCCTAGTCAACAGCAATGGCCAACTAATACGTTCTGAAGTTAATGGAGCGTTAAAGATGAGAGCTTATCTGAG TGGCATGCCTGAGTGCAAGCTTGGGCTTAACGACAGAGTACTATTGGAGGCTCAAGGTCGACCTACCAAAGGCAAAGCCATTGATTTGGATGATATCAAATTTCACCAGTATGCATTTCTCCTAAATATGTCAGTTGTTAGTCTGCTAATTAAGGAGTGCTTCCTCAATCTGCT GTGTGTGCGTCTAGCTCGGTTTGAAAATGATCGCACGATATCTTTTATACCTCCTGATGGACCATTTGATCTGATGACATATAGACTCACCACTCAG GTGAAGCCACTGATTTGGGTGGAAGCTCAAGTTGAAAGGCATTCAAGAAGTCGGGTTGAGATGTCTGTCAAGGCCAGAAGCCAGTTTAAGGAGCGTAG CACTGCAACGAATGTTGAAATCGAGGTGCCTGTGCCATCTGATGCAATGAGTCCCCATATAAGAACATCGATGGGATATGCTACATATGCTCCAGAGAGAGATGCAGTGGTATGGAAAATCAAGTCATTCCCGG GATTATATGCTGAGGGCCGAGTTTAA
- the LOC107851599 gene encoding AP-1 complex subunit mu-2 isoform X1, with amino-acid sequence MAGATSALFLLDMKGRCLISRDYRGDVTAQLVEKFFTKLLEKEEDLESHGPVCHENGVNYMFIQHKNIYLLAASRQNSNAASLLFFLHRVVDVFKHYFEELEEESLRDNFVVVYELLDEMMDFGYPQYTEAKILSEFIKTDAYRLEVNQHPPMAVTNAVSWRSEGVFYKNNEVYLDVVEHVNLLVNSNGQLIRSEVNGALKMRAYLSGMPECKLGLNDRVLLEAQGRPTKGKAIDLDDIKFHQYAFLLNMSVVSLLIKECFLNLLCVRLARFENDRTISFIPPDGPFDLMTYRLTTQVKPLIWVEAQVERHSRSRVEMSVKARSQFKERSTATNVEIEVPVPSDAMSPHIRTSMGYATYAPERDAVVWKIKSFPGNKDYMLRAEFKLPSVISEDTPPDRKAPIRIKFEIPYFTVSGIQVRYLKIIEKSGYQALPWVRYITMAGEYELRLI; translated from the exons ATGGCGGGTGCCACCTCCGCGCTGTTTCTTCTTGATATGAAAGGAAGATGCCTTATAAGTCGCGATTATAGAGGCGATGTTACTGCTCAACTAGTCGAGAAATTCTTTACTAAGCTCCTCGAGAAAGAG GAGGACTTAGAATCTCATGGACCAGTATGCCACGAAAATGGCGTGAACTACATGTTTATACAGCACAAGAACATTTACCTATTGGCAGCATCGAGGCAGAATTCTAATGCTGCAAGTCTCCTTTTCTTTCTACATCGTGTAGTTGAT GTTTTTAAGCATTATTTTGAAGAACTGGAAGAGGAGTCTCTACGAGATAACTTTGTTGTTGTG TATGAATTGCTTGATGaaatgatggattttggttaccCTCAATATACGGAAGCTAAGATTCTTAGTGAGTTTATCAAGACGGATGCATACAGATTGGAAGTCAACCAGCACCCTCCAATGGCTGTGACTAATGCAGTTTCCTGGCGTAGTGAGGGTGTATTTTATAAGAACAATGAA GTTTATTTGGATGTGGTTGAACATGTTAATCTCCTAGTCAACAGCAATGGCCAACTAATACGTTCTGAAGTTAATGGAGCGTTAAAGATGAGAGCTTATCTGAG TGGCATGCCTGAGTGCAAGCTTGGGCTTAACGACAGAGTACTATTGGAGGCTCAAGGTCGACCTACCAAAGGCAAAGCCATTGATTTGGATGATATCAAATTTCACCAGTATGCATTTCTCCTAAATATGTCAGTTGTTAGTCTGCTAATTAAGGAGTGCTTCCTCAATCTGCT GTGTGTGCGTCTAGCTCGGTTTGAAAATGATCGCACGATATCTTTTATACCTCCTGATGGACCATTTGATCTGATGACATATAGACTCACCACTCAG GTGAAGCCACTGATTTGGGTGGAAGCTCAAGTTGAAAGGCATTCAAGAAGTCGGGTTGAGATGTCTGTCAAGGCCAGAAGCCAGTTTAAGGAGCGTAG CACTGCAACGAATGTTGAAATCGAGGTGCCTGTGCCATCTGATGCAATGAGTCCCCATATAAGAACATCGATGGGATATGCTACATATGCTCCAGAGAGAGATGCAGTGGTATGGAAAATCAAGTCATTCCCGGGTAATAAG GATTATATGCTGAGGGCCGAGTTTAAACTTCCTAGTGTAATATCTGAAGATACACCCCCTGATAGAAAAGCTCCAATCCGTATAAAGTTTGAGATACCGTATTTTACGGTCTCGGGAATTCAG GTTCGTTATCTCAAAATCATTGAAAAAAGCGGATATCAAGCTCTTCCATGGGTGAGGTACATAACAATGGCTGGTGAATATGAACTGAGGCTTATATGA
- the LOC107849776 gene encoding protein LATERAL ORGAN BOUNDARIES — translation MASSSCYNSPCAACKFLRRKCLPGCIFAPYFPPEEPHKFANVHKIFGASNVSKLLNELLPHQREDAVNTLAYEAEARVRDPVYGCVSAITFLQRQVERLQKELDAANADLMRYASGNDMSSAPLIGPHHQQEIGSTLHNMALSRRMGYDHHGGGYFPYSPSSWNDQNPSGGGGGGGENV, via the coding sequence ATGGCTTCATCCAGCTGCTACAATTCCCCTTGTGCTGCTTGCAAATTCCTTAGGAGAAAATGTCTGCCTGGTTGCATCTTTGCACCTTATTTCCCACCTGAGGAGCCACACAAATTTGCCAATGTCCACAAGATTTTCGGGGCCAGCAATGTGTCCAAGCTTCTGAATGAGCTCCTCCCTCATCAGAGGGAGGACGCGGTCAACACTCTGGCCTATGAGGCCGAGGCCAGAGTGAGAGACCCCGTTTATGGTTGCGTGAGCGCGATCACCTTCCTCCAACGCCAAGTCGAGCGCCTCCAGAAGGAGCTCGACGCGGCTAACGCGGACTTAATGCGCTACGCTTCTGGCAATGACATGTCAAGTGCACCATTGATTGGCCCTCATCATCAACAAGAAATTGGATCAACACTTCATAACATGGCACTTAGTAGGAGAATGGGGTATGATCATCATGGAGGAGGTTATTTCCCTTATTCTCCATCATCATGGAATGATCAAAACCCTTctggaggaggaggaggaggaggagaaaatGTGTGA
- the LOC107851606 gene encoding uncharacterized protein LOC107851606, translating into MNLVATQNFKTSIQIQIQIQIQSSLQFHLLPCSPPTIFKIHNNLSNPITLKFHKTQATNHKNKITPTTQEEEEEENDNGIPVEHVKTLVKFKSRYNYIRVLEVSRKADHPLSGSRLLLLDAPGNIHSISFLFKSITKAYYDVLATLPPILPPGPLGILGFGAGSVAKLILEIYPHGVIHGYELDSAVISVAREYFGLSKVEKKYQDRLFIYISNALNASVRDGYSGLIVDMFSEGCLIPELQDPKTWENLRRKLKKGGKIMVNVGGSCVEPEDIRKDGKVIMEETLVAMNKVFEGQVYVLNLGNRKVEDSTVAIAGELPDLEKWRMSLPKPLRFYVDMWNKYCG; encoded by the coding sequence ATGAATTTAGTGGCAACACAAAACTTCAAAACCTCCATACAAatacaaatccaaatccaaattcaatcCTCACTTCAGTTTCACCTCCTTCCTTGTTCTCCACccacaattttcaaaatccacAACAATCTTTCAAACCCCATTACCCTCAAATTCCACAAAACCCAAGCTACAAATCACAAGAACAAGATAACTCCCACaacccaagaagaagaagaagaagaaaatgacaaTGGAATCCCTGTTGAACATGTCAAAACCCTAGTCAAATTCAAGTCCAGATACAACTACATCCGTGTTCTAGAAGTTTCTAGAAAAGCCGACCACCCATTATCCGGTTCCCGTCTCCTCCTTCTCGATGCACCTGGTAACATCCACAGCATATCATTCCTCTTCAAGTCCATAACCAAAGCTTACTACGACGTTCTTGCTACTCTCCCTCCAATTTTACCACCCGGTCCATTAGGTATCCTCGGATTCGGAGCTGGCTCCGTTGCaaaattgattcttgaaatcTACCCACATGGGGTTATCCATGGGTACGAGCTAGATTCAGCTGTGATATCCGTTGCACGAGAGTATTTCGGACTCTCCAAAGTCGAGAAAAAATACCAAGATCGCCTTTTCATTTATATAAGCAATGCGCTCAATGCGAGTGTGAGAGATGGATATTCGGGACTAATAGTTGATATGTTTAGTGAAGGGTGTTTGATCCCGGAGCTTCAGGACCCGAAAACATGGGAAAATTTGAGAAGGAAGTTGAAGAAAGGGGGAAAGATAATGGTGAATGTTGGAGGAAGTTGTGTGGAGCCTGAAGATATTAGGAAGGATGGGAAAGTGATAATGGAAGAGACATTGGTAGCAATGAATAAGGTTTTTGAAGGACAAGTTTATGTGTTGAATCTTGGTAATAGGAAGGTGGAAGATAGTACTGTTGCTATTGCTGGTGAATTGCCTGATTTGGAGAAATGGAGGATGTCTTTGCCTAAGCCTTTGAGGTTTTATGTTGACATGTGGAACAAGTATTGTGGATGA
- the LOC107848816 gene encoding uncharacterized protein LOC107848816 yields MSEGDSFYVENISGDERQYTVFRSGSTAKVDLLEKSCLYRKFDLVKIPCDHAMAALRLNHGDDYGLRVYDYSSPLYKVEEYLLAYSESINVVPLKSEWRVPQELLDVNIIPPLVITKPGRKKKKCVKGVGETFKSKRRNKCSLCKRPGHKRTTCNNNKL; encoded by the coding sequence ATGAGCGAAGGCGACTCCTTCTATGTAGAAAATATAAGCGGGGATGAGAGGCAATACACTGTGTTTAGAAGTGGTTCTACGGCCAAAGTCGACCTACTGGAAAAGTCTTGTTTGTATAGGAAGTTTGACCTGGTCAAAATACCTTGCGATCACGCGATGGCCGCTTTGCGATTGAACCACGGTGATGATTATGGTTTAAGAGTCTATGATTACTCTTCGCCCCTGTATAAAGTGGAAGAGTACCTCCTTGCATATTCAGAATCAATTAATGTTGTCCCTTTGAAGTCCGAATGGCGTGTGCCACAAGAATTGCTAGACGTGAATATTATCCCACCACTCGTGATCACTAAGCCcggaaggaagaaaaaaaaatgtgttaAGGGCGTGGGCGAGACTTTCAAGTCAAAGAGGAGGAACAAGTGTTCATTGTGTAAGAGACCCGGGCACAAGAGAACCACTTGTAACAACAACAAATTGTAG
- the LOC107851599 gene encoding AP-1 complex subunit mu-2 isoform X2: protein MAGATSALFLLDMKGRCLISRDYRGDVTAQLVEKFFTKLLEKEEDLESHGPVCHENGVNYMFIQHKNIYLLAASRQNSNAASLLFFLHRVVDVFKHYFEELEEESLRDNFVVVYELLDEMMDFGYPQYTEAKILSEFIKTDAYRLEVNQHPPMAVTNAVSWRSEGVFYKNNEVYLDVVEHVNLLVNSNGQLIRSEVNGALKMRAYLSGMPECKLGLNDRVLLEAQGRPTKGKAIDLDDIKFHQCVRLARFENDRTISFIPPDGPFDLMTYRLTTQVKPLIWVEAQVERHSRSRVEMSVKARSQFKERSTATNVEIEVPVPSDAMSPHIRTSMGYATYAPERDAVVWKIKSFPGNKDYMLRAEFKLPSVISEDTPPDRKAPIRIKFEIPYFTVSGIQVRYLKIIEKSGYQALPWVRYITMAGEYELRLI from the exons ATGGCGGGTGCCACCTCCGCGCTGTTTCTTCTTGATATGAAAGGAAGATGCCTTATAAGTCGCGATTATAGAGGCGATGTTACTGCTCAACTAGTCGAGAAATTCTTTACTAAGCTCCTCGAGAAAGAG GAGGACTTAGAATCTCATGGACCAGTATGCCACGAAAATGGCGTGAACTACATGTTTATACAGCACAAGAACATTTACCTATTGGCAGCATCGAGGCAGAATTCTAATGCTGCAAGTCTCCTTTTCTTTCTACATCGTGTAGTTGAT GTTTTTAAGCATTATTTTGAAGAACTGGAAGAGGAGTCTCTACGAGATAACTTTGTTGTTGTG TATGAATTGCTTGATGaaatgatggattttggttaccCTCAATATACGGAAGCTAAGATTCTTAGTGAGTTTATCAAGACGGATGCATACAGATTGGAAGTCAACCAGCACCCTCCAATGGCTGTGACTAATGCAGTTTCCTGGCGTAGTGAGGGTGTATTTTATAAGAACAATGAA GTTTATTTGGATGTGGTTGAACATGTTAATCTCCTAGTCAACAGCAATGGCCAACTAATACGTTCTGAAGTTAATGGAGCGTTAAAGATGAGAGCTTATCTGAG TGGCATGCCTGAGTGCAAGCTTGGGCTTAACGACAGAGTACTATTGGAGGCTCAAGGTCGACCTACCAAAGGCAAAGCCATTGATTTGGATGATATCAAATTTCACCA GTGTGTGCGTCTAGCTCGGTTTGAAAATGATCGCACGATATCTTTTATACCTCCTGATGGACCATTTGATCTGATGACATATAGACTCACCACTCAG GTGAAGCCACTGATTTGGGTGGAAGCTCAAGTTGAAAGGCATTCAAGAAGTCGGGTTGAGATGTCTGTCAAGGCCAGAAGCCAGTTTAAGGAGCGTAG CACTGCAACGAATGTTGAAATCGAGGTGCCTGTGCCATCTGATGCAATGAGTCCCCATATAAGAACATCGATGGGATATGCTACATATGCTCCAGAGAGAGATGCAGTGGTATGGAAAATCAAGTCATTCCCGGGTAATAAG GATTATATGCTGAGGGCCGAGTTTAAACTTCCTAGTGTAATATCTGAAGATACACCCCCTGATAGAAAAGCTCCAATCCGTATAAAGTTTGAGATACCGTATTTTACGGTCTCGGGAATTCAG GTTCGTTATCTCAAAATCATTGAAAAAAGCGGATATCAAGCTCTTCCATGGGTGAGGTACATAACAATGGCTGGTGAATATGAACTGAGGCTTATATGA